The genomic interval AATATACCCCGTTTACATTCGGAGATGTGGTATTAATGGCAAAGAAAATCTTACGTCTGTCAGACGACCAGGCCGGACTGCTTAAATAATTGCCCAGATCATTGGTGATGACGCGGGTAAAATTCGCCCCATCCGAACGCAGGTAATAAAGGTTAACCGTATTCGATGAGGTATTCTTTACCTGGATAGCCAGGGCATCTTCCACCACTTTATTTTTATCCTTATCCTTTTTGCAGGAAACCAGGACTAAAAATAAAATGCCGAGAATCAAGGGTATTTTCTTCACAGTAAGGCCAGTGGGGTTCACAATTACGTAATAATGATTCGATCAGACTGCATAGTTACGAACACAAAAATCCATAGCCTTTAAGCCAGGGTTAAAGGAAGATTATTTTAATGTTAAGGGAATGTGTTTAGGCCCTTCCGGCAAGTTTTACATAATTCCAGCCAAGGATCATCAAAAAAATCAATACAAGATAGACCGGAAAGAACCGTCGCATGCCAGGGTGGCCGTTTTGCATCCCCTTGGCTGCAAGGATCAGCAAGAAGGGAACAACAGGGAGGTGAAACCGTTCTGAAATGGCAAACCCGGAATTCGCCAGGATAAGGAGGTAGCCCAGCACAAAATAGAGCAACAGGCTGCTGTTGCGAAAATCTTTACGGATGATCCAAATAATGGCACTGATCACAAAAATGGCATATATATTCCGGATCGTATTCCCGCCAATAAACATCCAGAGCAGGTCTTGCTCGAATACAACCACTACCGATGGGAATGGCGCAATTAGAATAATGGATACAAATAACGGCGCACTGGCCATTACCGCCAATTTATTTCCTCCATCCCGGGTGGCCCTGAATTGCATATTCTCCGTTTGGGCCGTCTGGCTTTTCTCCAGATATTCTGCCAACTCATTGCCAATTTCACTATTGAGCATGAAATACCCCAACACCACCAATAAGGCGCCTGCGGAAAAAATATTCATCCAGCCTTTACGCAAAGGTTTCAGCGTAATGGCATAGGCCGCAAAACTCATCAGGCAAACGGCTCCCAAAATGGTGCGAAAAAGGAAAAGACTGAATCCTGTCAACATCAAAGTCATCAGAAGTGTTATGTTCCTTTCTCCTCCCTTAATAAACCGAACGGTAGCATCCAAAAAGAGCAGGACAAGAAAGATCATTAAAGGTTCCTTCAGGTGGGTTCCCAGGTATAACATCAGGTTGGGTAATAGCAGGGCAGCAAGGGAAGCCGAACGCGCTACCTGCTCATTGTAGATATTCTTTGCTATTCGGTAAATCAACCATACCGAGAACGCACTATAGATCACATTGATCAACCGCACGGCAATAATCGATGGTCCAAAGATGGAATAAATAAAGCCCAGGTAAATATTATAGCCCCTGTCGGAGAACCCGACTTCCTTTAATTGTTCTGTAAAATTAAAGTTGAATTGGGAGATGCTTTCAGATAATCTGGTTCCAACCAGATGATAGAATTTTGAATCCACTGCATAAAATTCAAAGGGCTCACCGGTTTTCCATTTATAGAAAAGATAAAGTGCTATCGCCACTATCGTTCGTATGACAAGTGCAAGGGACAACAATCGGATCTGGAATCGACGCGTGGGCAGGTCATTCCATGCACCCACCAACCAACGATGAACACTATAAAAAAGAAGGATCACGATCATTCCACCCAATATATATCCCAGTGGAACAAGCCGGGAAGGGTAGACGAGGGCCAATACCCAAAACAGGATCAGTGTAAATACCGATACCTGAAATAATTGCTTTTGAGAAAGCCGTGCAGATGATATGTTCAACAGGTCAGGCATGCTTCCCTTTCTTTTTTGTAGGGCGGTTTATTACCTTCCTGATTTGTGTAAGCACAAATTGAAGAGAAGCTTTTTCCCATTGAACTGCCAGAAAGTAATAAAAAACGGCTCCTGTAGCGCCAACGATCAGACAGGATAACCAGTGGGGGATATCTACAGGCAGATAATGATGGACTCCATACATTCCTGCACCGGCAAGCAGGGAAATAAAAAACACCGGGGCCAGGTTTTTAAGCATATCGGTCAGTTTCAGGCCTATCAGGCGATAACACACATACCATCCGGGAAGCCAGAGCAAGACGATAAACGCCACTGTATAAGATATGGCTACGCCTTCGACTCCCCATTTAAGGCCAATAAGAATAGAGCTTACAATGATAGTAGTACTATAGATCGCCCATTTGAACATGACATCAGTCCGGCCAATGGCTTTATAGATCCATCCGGTGGTAACCCCGATCGTGTCGACAAGGCTATACACACAGAATATCTTTAAAAGGTAGCCGGTCTCTGCCCATTTATCACCCAACAGCAACCGCACAAGGGGATCCGACATAACAAAAACAAAGGTGATGGCCGGGAATACAAGAAACGAAACCAGACGTGTGCTCTTAAGATAGGCCAAACGGATTTGTTCAGGTTGATCCTGCAATTTGGCAAAGACAGGAAACATCACCCTTGCCAGTACCTGATTGGTCAGGTTGATGGGTTGGAGCATCAGAAAATACGCGCGCGAGTAAAAACCCAGAGAGGCTGCCCCCAGGAATTTACCGATCAGCAGGTTGTCAATATTTCGGGATACAAAACTAAGCAGGTCATGTGCCAACAGGTTTTTGCCAAATTGTTGTAGGGAACCTATGGGTTTTAAGGAAAAGCGAAAAGAGGGTACCCAGGAGGAGGTGAACCAGATGACCAGGGTACTGACCAGCGTAATAACAAGATATTGCCATACCAGGGTCCAAACCCCGTATCCATTCCAGGCTAGCCACAAGGCGAGAAAACCACCGCTTAGCACAGCCACAGCTTCAGCCACGAACAATCTTTTGAATTGAAGTTGTTTTTGCAGTAATGCATCCTGTACCACATTAAAGGAACCAATCAGGAAGATCAGCGAATAGACACGGGTGATATTTTCAAGTGCAGGGGCTTTATAAAATGCGGCGATCCAGGGAGCCGCCAGTTGAAAAATTCCAAGCAGTAAAATTCCAACCAGTATATTGACCCAGAATACCGCGTTCAGCAACTCAGGTTCCAGATCTTTTTTATGTACCAGGGCCTGGCCTAAACCCAGGTTCTTGAGGATATCGGTCAGCGAGGAAAAAACAAGGATCATACCCAGCAACCCAAAATCGGAAGGATCGAGTAAACGGGCCAGCAATATCTGAAAAGCCAGTTGAATAAATTGCCGGAAGAATTTGGCAGCCGAACTCCAGCCAATACCACGCATGGTCTTATCCTGGAGTTCTTTTTTATCGATGACCTGGGCTTCCACACCTTATTGATAATGATAATAGCTCTTTAATTGCTTTCGACTGAATAGTTCATTTGTCGGCAGATCGTTATAGATAACTGCCGGTTGTTTCATGGACCCCCGGTCAATGAAGTGTTTCATATCCTCCAAAAGCCTGATCCGGGTATGACGGTGCCTTACAACCATCAGGTTGAGATCAGAAAAGGATTCAATATGAAAGGTGTCCGTGAAGTACAGAAAAGGCGGGGTGTTCACGATCACATAATCATACTCTTTCTTCAGTAGAGTGAAAAGGGCTTCCAGGGTCTCCTGATGGAGAATATCCTGGGTTCCTTCCAATGGCATGTCACCTGACAGAATATGCACATTCCCATCCTTTTCGATCTTTCGAATCAAAGGTGTTGGATCCTTGATCTCCCCTTTTAAGAGGGAAATAAAGGAAGCAGCAGGCGCTGTAGGGTAAATACTGGAAAGTTTTTGTTTGCGCAGGTCCAGGTCAAATAGCACCACTTTTCTGTTCCACCGGGCAAAAGTGATGGCGAGGTTCAGGGATACAAAACTCTTTCCGTCATTATCCATCGGGGAAGTAACGAGGATCACTTTCAAGGTCTGGTCAACATTCCCTTTTTCGATCGAGGTTCGCATCCATCGAAACTGCTCTGATACGATATTTTCTCCGGCAGGAAGGACGTATTCGAATCGTTTCATGCGGGGAATATGGCCCATGACGGAGAAACCAAGGTTTTCGCGTACATATCGGATGTTTACCTTTCTGTTCAACGCATCTCGTAATGTAATGATCCCGACAGGTATCAGCAGCCCCGCCAACAGCGCCATTCCGAGGATGACCAGCTTCCTGGGTTTCACGGGTTTGATGGAACCATAGGGAGCATCAATGATCCGCATTTTGGAAAATACAGAGGCATCACTCAGGGATGCCTCCTCCCGTTTTTCCAATAGATAGGAGTAGATATTTTCCCGGATACTTTTTTCCCGCATCAATTCAACCAGGTTTTTCTCACTGGCGGGCACTTTCCCAATACTTCCCGAAAGTCGACCCTGGCTTTGCCGAAGCAACTGGATTCGCTGGGAGAGACCTTGTTGTTGCAGATCTATATTCTTCTTAAGATTCGATCGCATTTCCTCGGCCTGCTTTTTCAGGGATAATACTGAAGGGTGCATCGGACCACTTTTTCGCTCTGCCTTCTGGCGGTCCATCTCCAACTGACTCAATTGCGTGATCATATTGGTCAATACAGGGTCGTTCAGACTCGTATTGGGGGGCGTCACTACCGTTCCCGATTCGGCAACATATTCCTGAATCCGTTCCAGATTGGTCAACTGTACCTCGGCATCTACCAATTCTTTATTGTTGTTGCTTGCCTGATCAAGGTAAGACCGGGCATCATCGCTTAAGAAGGTGATCCCTTTCTCTTCTTTATAGGTTTCCTCTTTGTTCTCGAGTTTTTTTAGTTGGGTGCCAATCAGGGCCAATCGATCCTCAATAAGTGTAATAATCGAATCGGTCTGGTTTCTTTTTTCGGCAATATTGGCCTGGTCATATTCATGAATGATCTCTTTTAAGATCGCTGAGCCCCGGGTGCGGGATGGATGAAGCATGGAAACATAAAGGACACTCGAGTTCTTACTGGGAGTGGAGGCAGATATTGATTTTCTTAACTGTTGGGTAGTAGCTTCCGGGTCGGAACAAATAACCTTCATTTTTGGCGAAGGAAGAGAAAACAATGGCGATTTTCTGACAACGATACGGGCTGTCTCAAAAATGTTCAATGTATCTCCGTAACGACCTTTGACACCACCCGGGTCGATACTCATGTCATCCTTTCCCAGTTGGAGGATCAGCGGTTCTTTGTATAGTTCCGGATTTGCTTTTATAATTTCCAGCTGTATGGGCGAGGATTCAAAAACAGGTTGATACAAACCCCATTGATCAGGGAGATAATAACCCAGGTTCAGGTTCATCCGGGTTACCACTTTACTGATGATGTTTTCGGAGCGGATGATCTCGGCTTCGTTGTCCACAATCTTTTGCTCATCCAGAAAGTCAAGTTCTTTGAGTGTCAAACTAATTGATTCCCCTTTTTTCTCATCTTTGATCACCAGGGAGGACTGGATCCTGTAAAGTGGGGTGGAAAGCAGCAAATAACCAACGGCAGCGGCTCCTGCTATCAACATGGTAAAAAGGAACAGAAATTTATGCCTCGCGTATCTGTTCAAGGTTTCCCTCAATGAAAAATCCTCTTCTGTCTGTCGGTTTGCCCGGTTCTTTTCAATGTCCATAATCGTAATATGCGGTTATAATCGGGTAGCCAGAATGGTCGCAAGAGATATAGAAGTAGTGATAAAAGTAAATAACTGCCATCTTCGGGTATCGGTACTGGCGATACGGGTGCGGGATGGTTCAACATATATCACATCGTTGGGCTTTAAATAATAGTACGGTGACCCAAGCACCTCACTTTTCCGGAGATCAAGCTTGGCATAAGATCTTTTTCCGTTTTCTTCCCTGATGATGAGTACATTGTTTCGTTTGGCATTGATCGTCAGATCCCCCGCCAGACTGAGCGCTTCAGGGAGGGATATCTTGGTATCTGGTATGTTGAACGTTCCTGGCCGGGCAACCTCTCCCAGTATCGAGACCTTAAGATTCATGACACGCACATTGACAGTAGGATCCTTTAAGAATGGCTGTAGTGCCACTTTAAGCCTTTCTCTGATTTCCATGGTGGTTAACCCTTTAATATTCATATCACCTAAGTAGGGTAGTTGTATAATGCCGGTACTATCCACCACATAGGCATTCTGCATCGCATGGTCCTGGCTGAATCGAAATCCACTACGGGTGAAGTGAATATAGTCCTCTGATTCCAGGCTCGTTACTGAGATCTCAATTATATCACCATACGAAAGGCTGTGCTGTTGTGAAAAGGCAACGGTGTCGATCCGCTTTAGATCAATATCCTGGAAGTACAAGATCTGTTTTGGACTCGTACAGGAAAAAGCAAAAATGGAGAACAGAAAGAGCCCAAAGCACAGAAACCGGGAAATAGTACTGTTCACGTTCAAAGATTTAGGAAGCGAAGAAATGCAATATGCCAACGCTTCGTTGGGTGATTACATTACCTTATTATGAACTTTAGGCGAAGGAATCGTTAAGGGGAATTCCTCTTCAGGAAAAAGGAATGATAACAACATGGCCGCATTCTTGTTCCAATCAAAGAGGGGCGTGAGTTTTTCTTTAGCTTGATGGCTGATATTCCTTGCTTTATCCGGATCATGGATCAGTGATTCTATCGCCTGTTGGATGGCCGTGGGGGAGGGTTCGACCAATAATCCGGTTTCTTCATTTCGTAACAATTCCTTAATACCGCCGATGGAAGTGGCAATAACAGGAATATCTTTTGAAATGGCCTCCAGAATACTGAGAGAAACACCTCCTTCCGCATAGGTAATATGCAAATAGAGGTCACTTACAGATAAGGGTAGATAAACATTTTCCATATCCCCTGTAAAATGCACCCGGTGTTGAAGCCCCATGGATCGGACCTGTTTTTCCAGGGATGCCCGGTATTTCCCATCTTTTGTGACCAGTAAATGAACCGTTCGGCGTTGATTCAAGTTCTTCATGACATTTATCAGCAAGGCAAGACCTCTTGCTTTTTCCCGATGAGCGGTCATTGCCTGGGAACAGAGAATAATGTCTTTTTTATCTATCCCAAATTTCCGCAGAAATTCAACTTTTTCCTTCTCTGGTTGGATAATAGGCGTGGGGAATCCAGCATGCATGATCATTGAGTGACGGCAATCAATACCTTCATCCCGACTATAGTATTCGCGAAGCGCTTCCGATACAAAAAGGAGTTGATCACATCGCCGCGTAAGGTATTTCATTAGCCACCGCAGGGGCTTGTTCATCTTTTCTTCCGGCCAGGTATGAAAGATATGAACCACTTGTTGCCGATAAATCCACTTGTGGATTAAGGCGGGTAAAAGACAATACCAGTCATTGCTGGTTACTATCGGAACTCCGGCTTGTTGCCGAAGAAGGCGGAGGGTTTTTATGACAAAGAATAGTTTTGAACACGAAAGGATGGTTTGTTCCGGATCAATGCCGTGTCGGGAAAGAACACGAATGCCTATCCCTCTTTTCTTAAGGGCTTCAACAAGGTTGATCAGATACGTAGAGATTCCACCACCCTGACTTTTTTTCCAATAATTGGATATGAATAGTATTTCCGGATTTTTGGCCATGCTTATCACAAATAAGGTCTGCTCACTATACTAAGTACGTGCAGAATAGTGAGAAGGATGGCTCACCCGGAGAAATTAATTTTATGGTAACATGCAGCTTCGCGAATGGATAGAGGGGATAAATAATTTTGAAGGATGATCCTTTTTTTATTATGGCTCTCCTTGATAGGGAAACAAGGAGGAATCAATGACCGTATTTCCAGTAAGGAGAATGTTGTCACCTTTGAACAATTTGGGGCAAAAGGAAATGGTGAAGATGATACTGCTCCAATATTAAAAGCCATTACTTATGCGAAGCAGATGAACTGGCCAATTCGCCTGGAAGGGAAAAAGTATATTTTTTCTCCACGCTCAACGGTAGACATCACAGGTATTCCGGAATGGACTGGGGAAGGAACCCTGGACCTGACAAAAACCGGACCTGCTGTAGGTAATAAATCGATGACCGCCATTTTTCAAATTTCAGGTACAAAGAAATTACTTCAGCGAAAAATAAAAGATGTGGAGAAGGGAAGAAAAGTGCTTTGGATTGAAAAAAACCTATCGTTGAAACGGAATGCGGTTTTATTTCTGACGAGTTCTGAAGCATTACCTAACCCCAAACGGGATTATTATTGTAAAGGGCAACGATGTGTTGTTGCGGCCTATGATAATAAAACAGGAAAATTGGAGGTTCAGGATCCTTTTTTTTATTCCATTCAGGACGCTACTTTATGGTGGAATGATTTCCAACCTTTATTAAAAATTGGACCTGATCTGCGGTTTGAAACAAGCCCTATGAATTTTATTACCTGCTTCCGTTTTTATTATGCCCGTGGCATTGTTTCAGGTTATTTCAAAAATTTCGCCCTCACAGCCATCATGTTCAAATCTTCCTGGGGAACCGTGGAAGGGATGGAAGCTGAATTACCCGTGAATGAGAATAACGGTTACAGTTATTGTATTCAGGTTGCTGATATGTCAGATGTCAGGATTATCAAATGTCGGCTTTCCGGGGGCAGACATGTAGTGAGTGGGGGTGGTGGCGGACTATGGGAAAAAGAAGAATCAGGTGGGAAGGGGCATGCAGGCTATCCCTCTG from Chitinophagales bacterium carries:
- a CDS encoding glycosyltransferase family 39 protein; the encoded protein is MPDLLNISSARLSQKQLFQVSVFTLILFWVLALVYPSRLVPLGYILGGMIVILLFYSVHRWLVGAWNDLPTRRFQIRLLSLALVIRTIVAIALYLFYKWKTGEPFEFYAVDSKFYHLVGTRLSESISQFNFNFTEQLKEVGFSDRGYNIYLGFIYSIFGPSIIAVRLINVIYSAFSVWLIYRIAKNIYNEQVARSASLAALLLPNLMLYLGTHLKEPLMIFLVLLFLDATVRFIKGGERNITLLMTLMLTGFSLFLFRTILGAVCLMSFAAYAITLKPLRKGWMNIFSAGALLVVLGYFMLNSEIGNELAEYLEKSQTAQTENMQFRATRDGGNKLAVMASAPLFVSIILIAPFPSVVVVFEQDLLWMFIGGNTIRNIYAIFVISAIIWIIRKDFRNSSLLLYFVLGYLLILANSGFAISERFHLPVVPFLLILAAKGMQNGHPGMRRFFPVYLVLIFLMILGWNYVKLAGRA
- a CDS encoding MOP flippase family protein, coding for MEAQVIDKKELQDKTMRGIGWSSAAKFFRQFIQLAFQILLARLLDPSDFGLLGMILVFSSLTDILKNLGLGQALVHKKDLEPELLNAVFWVNILVGILLLGIFQLAAPWIAAFYKAPALENITRVYSLIFLIGSFNVVQDALLQKQLQFKRLFVAEAVAVLSGGFLALWLAWNGYGVWTLVWQYLVITLVSTLVIWFTSSWVPSFRFSLKPIGSLQQFGKNLLAHDLLSFVSRNIDNLLIGKFLGAASLGFYSRAYFLMLQPINLTNQVLARVMFPVFAKLQDQPEQIRLAYLKSTRLVSFLVFPAITFVFVMSDPLVRLLLGDKWAETGYLLKIFCVYSLVDTIGVTTGWIYKAIGRTDVMFKWAIYSTTIIVSSILIGLKWGVEGVAISYTVAFIVLLWLPGWYVCYRLIGLKLTDMLKNLAPVFFISLLAGAGMYGVHHYLPVDIPHWLSCLIVGATGAVFYYFLAVQWEKASLQFVLTQIRKVINRPTKKKGKHA
- a CDS encoding AAA family ATPase, coding for MDIEKNRANRQTEEDFSLRETLNRYARHKFLFLFTMLIAGAAAVGYLLLSTPLYRIQSSLVIKDEKKGESISLTLKELDFLDEQKIVDNEAEIIRSENIISKVVTRMNLNLGYYLPDQWGLYQPVFESSPIQLEIIKANPELYKEPLILQLGKDDMSIDPGGVKGRYGDTLNIFETARIVVRKSPLFSLPSPKMKVICSDPEATTQQLRKSISASTPSKNSSVLYVSMLHPSRTRGSAILKEIIHEYDQANIAEKRNQTDSIITLIEDRLALIGTQLKKLENKEETYKEEKGITFLSDDARSYLDQASNNNKELVDAEVQLTNLERIQEYVAESGTVVTPPNTSLNDPVLTNMITQLSQLEMDRQKAERKSGPMHPSVLSLKKQAEEMRSNLKKNIDLQQQGLSQRIQLLRQSQGRLSGSIGKVPASEKNLVELMREKSIRENIYSYLLEKREEASLSDASVFSKMRIIDAPYGSIKPVKPRKLVILGMALLAGLLIPVGIITLRDALNRKVNIRYVRENLGFSVMGHIPRMKRFEYVLPAGENIVSEQFRWMRTSIEKGNVDQTLKVILVTSPMDNDGKSFVSLNLAITFARWNRKVVLFDLDLRKQKLSSIYPTAPAASFISLLKGEIKDPTPLIRKIEKDGNVHILSGDMPLEGTQDILHQETLEALFTLLKKEYDYVIVNTPPFLYFTDTFHIESFSDLNLMVVRHRHTRIRLLEDMKHFIDRGSMKQPAVIYNDLPTNELFSRKQLKSYYHYQ
- a CDS encoding polysaccharide export protein — translated: MNSTISRFLCFGLFLFSIFAFSCTSPKQILYFQDIDLKRIDTVAFSQQHSLSYGDIIEISVTSLESEDYIHFTRSGFRFSQDHAMQNAYVVDSTGIIQLPYLGDMNIKGLTTMEIRERLKVALQPFLKDPTVNVRVMNLKVSILGEVARPGTFNIPDTKISLPEALSLAGDLTINAKRNNVLIIREENGKRSYAKLDLRKSEVLGSPYYYLKPNDVIYVEPSRTRIASTDTRRWQLFTFITTSISLATILATRL
- a CDS encoding glycosyltransferase family 4 protein; the encoded protein is MAKNPEILFISNYWKKSQGGGISTYLINLVEALKKRGIGIRVLSRHGIDPEQTILSCSKLFFVIKTLRLLRQQAGVPIVTSNDWYCLLPALIHKWIYRQQVVHIFHTWPEEKMNKPLRWLMKYLTRRCDQLLFVSEALREYYSRDEGIDCRHSMIMHAGFPTPIIQPEKEKVEFLRKFGIDKKDIILCSQAMTAHREKARGLALLINVMKNLNQRRTVHLLVTKDGKYRASLEKQVRSMGLQHRVHFTGDMENVYLPLSVSDLYLHITYAEGGVSLSILEAISKDIPVIATSIGGIKELLRNEETGLLVEPSPTAIQQAIESLIHDPDKARNISHQAKEKLTPLFDWNKNAAMLLSFLFPEEEFPLTIPSPKVHNKVM